A genome region from Marasmius oreades isolate 03SP1 chromosome 5, whole genome shotgun sequence includes the following:
- a CDS encoding uncharacterized protein (MEROPS:MER0033198), producing MPSYLSTVSAAIQLVGLTLVACKPIAIDTQANITYQGIQHNGVEQFLNLPYGRDTGGQRRFSNPEPYVFPPKTFTYDATLPGPACPQSTEPSLNQSEDCLKLRVARSVGAKEGDKLPVMVLIYGGGLFSGHINNPAYDPENLILQSVQNGLPVIYAAMNYRLNIFGFASSEPLRANKSLNLGLKDQRLALEWIQQNVGYFGGDPERVTIFGQSSGALSVTLQILANGGSKPIPFHGAIVESTALEPGSTSNITVDTYNAVVELASCNIDHNPQSASSLECLRALPMEQLLNITITQHDSTADQNDGDTYLPTVDGDFLPLASSELTQKGMFPKVPVMIGWTQDDATLFTNTNIDTSSDTRDFIHLFFPDLTNATLSALLTLYPSSDFAPTTNFSAEFYRSATMFRDILLVCPSFLFGHAMAQKYRADNETPPVYYFDQNQTVYGNLIEGLGVVHSAELAYVFANFKDLVFNFTGDIHPTLGDFELRKRESRSWSSFVNRGRPTVDGHETLEGWELAYGSEGGMFDAKLYVIGGPHAGISSIDGNGAEFEVERQKLR from the exons ATGCCCTCTTACCTCTCCACAGTTTCGGCTGCAATTCAGCTAGTAGGTTTGACCCTCGTAGCCTGCAAGCCAATAGCCATAGACACCCAGGCCAACATCACTTATCAAGGCATCCAGCACAACGGTGTAGAACAGTTCTTGAATCTTCCATATGGCCGAGATACAGGAGGCCAAAGGCGTTTCTCCAACCCAGAACCTTACGTCTTCCCTCCGAAAACATTCACATACGATGCGACGTTACCTGGTCCTGCCTGTCCGCAATCCACGGAGCCGAGCTTGAATCAGAGCGAGGATTGTTTGAAATTGAGGGTCGCTAGGTCTGTGGGAGCGAAAGAAGGGGATAAGTTACCCGTGATGGTGCTTATATATGGTG GTGGCCTGTTTTCTGGGCATATCAACAACCCAGCGTATGATCCTGAAAATCTGATCCTCCAATCGGTTCAAAATGGTTTACCTGTCATTTACGCGGCTATGAACTATCGTTTGAACA TATTTGGCTTTGCGTCGTCGGAACCGCTTCGAGCCAACAAATCTTTGAATCTGGGTCTCAAAGACCAGAGATTGGCACTTGAATGGATACAACAAAACGTTGGTTATTTCGGGGGCGATCCTGAGCGTGTCACCATCTTTGGTCAAAGCTCTGGAG CGTTGAGTGTAACTCTTCAGATTCTTGCAAATGGCGGTAGTAAGCCGATTCCATTTCACGGCGCAATCGTGGAATCGACCGCACTCGAACCAGGCAGCACCAGTAATATTACGGTTGACACCTACAATGCCGTCGTGGAACTGGCCAGCTGCAACATTGATCACAATCCTCAATCAGCTAGTTCTCTCGAGTGCCTCCGTGCCCTTCCCATGGAGCAACTTCTGAACATTACCATCACTCAACATGATTCGACTGCTGATCAAAACGATGGAGACACGTACTTACCAACCGTAGATGGCGACTTCCTCCCACTTGCCTCCTCTGAGCTCACCCAAAAGGGCATGTTCCCTAAGGTTCCTGTTATGATCGGATGGACGCAGGATGATGCCACCCTGTTCACTAACACCAACATCGATACTTCCTCCGACACGAGGGATTTCATtcacctcttcttcccgGATCTTACGAACGCCACGCTGTCAGCTCTCCTCACACTCTACCCCTCGTCCGATTTTGCTCCCACCACCAACTTCTCCGCAGAATTCTATCGATCTGCAACGATGTTCCGTGACATACTCCTCGTCTGTCCCTCCTTCCTTTTCGGCCATGCCATGGCCCAAAAGTATCGAGCCGACAATGAGACACCGCCCGTGTACTATTTTGATCAGAATCAAACTGTATACGGGAACTTGATCGAGGGATTAGGCGTTGTGCATTCAGCCGAACTTGCTTATGTTTTCGCCAACTTCAAGGATTTGGTATTTAACTTTACCGGGGATATTCACCCTACTCTCGGAGACTTTGAGCTGCGAAAGCGAGAATCACGATCTTGGAGCAGTTTCGTGAATCGAGGTCGGCCGACGGTAGATGGGCATGAGACTTTAGAGGGATGGGAACTGGCGTACGGAAGCGAGGGCGGAATGTTCGATGCTAAACTCTATGTTATTGGTGGTCCACATGCGGGAATTTCATCTATCGATGGAAACGGAGCCGAATTTGAAGTGGAGAGGCAGAAGCTGAGGTAA